One Acropora palmata chromosome 2, jaAcrPala1.3, whole genome shotgun sequence genomic window carries:
- the LOC141874808 gene encoding neuropeptide FF receptor 2-like, whose translation MDVLSASFGNITNISSLAVPSNSNVVASDPGSSTSSFLKTVHLVSYAVLCVFGIVGNTMVFLASRRSRMTVIVSNIFIANLTIADLTVSVVNIPSVATYAYLVYWPFGVFLCKCVSFLQGITLCASVGTFVAIAVERYWHIVMYKRRKLTVRQAYKAIVIIWLLSVFIPSPIAVFSKTINWKFNGKEVDICIEQWPNEKARHLFSTMLFVVLYFIPLSLISVLYWKTGRFLRRLPVMQKATYRAQKKVTWMLVTVTLLFALCWMPYHIVFLYVDLTQVTPTPALTSLILFNQWLIFANSACNPIVFTAFNRNCRRQIKGMICKRSKCARPSYDVSNDFQNKRRIP comes from the exons ATGGATGTTTTGTCAGCTAGCTTTGGCAACATAACAAACATCAGCTCGCTAGCTGTCCCTTCGAATTCGAATGTAGTAGCAAGTGATCCAGGCTCAAGTACGTCTTCCTTCCTAAAGACGGTCCATTTGGTTTCGTACGCGGTTCTTTGTGTTTTTGGAATCGTAGGCAACACGATGGTTTTTCTTGCTAGCCGCAGGTCTCGAATGACGGTCATCGTCAGCAATATCTTCATAGCAAATTTAACGATTGCCGATTTGACTGTTTCCGTGGTGAATATCCCCTCTGTAGCCACTTACGCATATCTTGTTTATTGGccatttggtgtttttctcTGTAAGtgtgtctcatttctccaaggAATCACCCTCTGTGCCTCAGTTGGAACCTTTGTTGCAATTGCTGTAGAACGATACTGGCATATTGTTATGTACAAAAGACGAAAGCTAACAGTGCGCCAAGCGTATAAGGCCATCGTGATCATCTGGTTACTGTCCGTTTTCATCCCATCCCCAATTGCTGTGTTCAGCAAGACTATCAACTGGAAATTCAATGGCAAAGAAGTCGACATCTGTATTGAGCAATGGCCAAATGAGAAAGCCAGGCACCTTTTCTCCACAATGCTGTTTGTGGTGCTTTATTTTATCCCGCTCTCGCTTATTTCTGTTCTGTACTGGAAAACTGGTCGCTTCTTAAGACGCTTGCCTGTTATGCAAAAAG CTACCTACCGAGCTCAGAAAAAAGTCACCTGGATGCTTGTAACCGTGACGTTGTTGTTCGCGCTTTGCTGGATGCCGTATCACATCGTCTTCCTATATGTTGATCTAACTCAAGTTACGCCAACCCCGGCTTTGACATCATTAATCCTCTTTAACCAGTGGTTGATATTCGCGAACAGCGCGTGTAATCCAATTGTATTTACAGCATTTAACCGTAACTGTAGGCGCCAGATTAAAGGCATGATTTGTAAGCGTTCAAAATGCGCAAGACCATCGTATGAcgtttcaaatgactttcaGAACAAACGAAGGATACCATAA
- the LOC141874807 gene encoding gamma-aminobutyric acid receptor subunit beta-3-like, whose protein sequence is MTTKGTKKAFLVLLFAGCVSSNITNLLSENRNAALIQPGTNASNLLSDIMENYDKNVRPFYGVRSVDVKVDILIFSFGEIKEANMEFSMDLYLGLFWQDPRFQLGLNQSLTLGGAYTDRFWIPDTFFVNSVQTSVHETILPNKKVWINLNGGHMMLSARMKSTASCKMNLRRYPMDDQICHLALESFSYDNDDLQLTWTKVVGQEIFIYDKEMAQFTVINATRQPKHPLYHSDSFAGLTVTIHFQRRTMYYIFQMYLPCVCIVALSWVSFWIDPDAIPARVGLSITTVLTICYMLGSVNSNLPRVSYVKAIDYFLLMSFGFIFLTLVEYVFVLRYSRRMKYVGSFAPGDKTHPDLIEKANWRDEHNKMEIRISMGGKSYVFTDTLDNAFRGFGGSSKANKNGRLYKDSGIKNSVIKTVNHSKPVFRKRQNNDKRSLLQRIRTSFSYNVEGNRIDRSSRFLFPFCYLLFLAIYFVLLIFSSQLQTQNSTARDV, encoded by the exons ATGACAACCAAAGGAACGAAAAAAGCTTTCCTGGTCTTGCTTTTCGCTGGATGTGTTTCTTCGAACATAAC CAATTTGCTGTCAGAAAACAGAAATGCGGCACTAATACAGCCAGGAACAAATGCTTCGAACCTTCTGTCAGACATCATGGAAAACTACGACAAGAATGTGAGACCGTTCTACGGAG TACGCTCCGTTGATGTTAAAGTAGACATTCTTATTTTCTCGTTTGGTGAAATTAAAGAAGCAAACATG GAATTTAGCATGGACCTTTATCTTGGATTGTTTTGGCAAGATCCAAGGTTTCAGTTGGGCCTGAATCAATCCCTCACACTCGGTGGGGCTTACACCGACAGATTTTGGATTCCCGATACCTTTTTCGTCAATTCTGTTCAAACAAGTGTTCATGAGACCATTCTGCCAAACAAAAAAGTCTGGATCAATTTAAATGGTGGTCACATGATGCTTAGTGCAAG GATGAAATCCACTGCCTCTTGCAAAATGAATTTGCGGAGGTACCCCATGGATGACCAGATTTGCCATTTAGCTTTGGAAAGTT TTTCCTATGACAACGATGATCTACAACTCACATGGACCAAAGTTGTTGGACAAGAGATTTTCATCTACGATAAGGAGATGGCACAATTCACTGTCATCAACGCCACGAGGCAACCCAAGCACCCGTTGTACCATTCAG attcATTTGCCGGTTTGACGGTGACAATACACTTTCAGCGCCGTACAATGTACTACATCTTCCAAATGTATCTCCCCTGCGTGTGCATCGTGGCTCTTTCGTGGGTTAGTTTCTGGATCGACCCTGACGCAATCCCCGCTCGGGTGGGCCTCAGCATCACAACTGTGTTGACAATTTGTTATATGTTAGGATCAGTTAACTCGAATCTTCCGCGAGTATCTTACGTCAAAGCCATTGATTACTTTCTTCTTATGTCGTTTGGGTTTATTTTTCTCACGCTAGTGGAGTACGTGTTCGTTCTCAGATATTCCAGAAGAATGAAGTACGTTGGAAGTTTTGCTCCTGGTGACAAAACTCATCCAGATTTGATCGAAAAAGCAAATTGG AGAGATGAACATAACAAAATGGAAATACGCATTTCCATGGGAGGAAAATCATACGTATTCACCGACACGCTTGATAACGCTTTCCGTGGATTCGGTGGATCttcaaaagcaaataaaaatggtAGACTATACAAAGACAGTGGAATAAAGAATTCCGTTATTAAAACAGTCAACCACTCAAAACCAGTTTTTAGGAAGAGACAAAATAACGATAAAAGATCACTGCTACAGAGGATAAGAACTTCCTTTAGTTACAATGTCGAAGGAAATCGCATTGATCGGTCTTCGAGATTTTTGTTCCCGTTTTGTTATTTGCTATTCTTGGCCATATACTTTGTGTTGTTAATTTTTAGCAGCCAGTTGCAAACCCAGAATTCCACAGCGAGAGATGTttaa